The DNA window AACCTAGGAGGTGGCGGTGTAGATCCTGCTGTGTCTAATGACTTTTTCTGCCCGGCGGATTTCTTGTTAGTCCTTGCAGCAGGTGATGCGGACACGTTAGGGGGGGCCTGACAGTCCAGTCAGATTGTTATACATACATCTAAATGTGAAGATGCATATAACAGTTTCATGTTTGCTATAAACCTATTAAGgtatggaaaaaaatgcaaagtATGCTTGCATAACCATGCAGCTGGAAATCAATCAAATACACTTTCAGCCACTTCCCGATTAAATCACATGTTACTCATTGGATAATAAGGCACAATTTTCTGATATATACCATTGCATAAAAAAAGGTAATCAAGCGTGCAAGCATCACCTGGTTGACCAGGATGCAGCAGGAAGTAGCGGAAACTGGAGAAGAAATAGATCGAGAAGAGAAGGATGAGAAACAAACGAAGAACCAAAAAGTTGTAGCTAGTGTTTAGCCCTCTCCAATGATCCAATCGCCCAACCACTCTCCCTCCCTTTTTTTGTATAGATAGCGTTCACTTACTTAGCAAACACCTTGATACCAATGAAACAACCCTGTGTGTGTAACAGCAGGACCTTGCACATAGACTATCAAACCAGATTCTTAAAATGATAAAGAAATGGTGATATGAGCAAAGATAAAGGGTGATTACTGAGTGAATTTGTATGCAATTTAGTGTAACAACAAAAAGTAAAACTCCCAGTACAATGGAAATTATCTATTCTGGTACTAAATACTTCCATTCCCCCAAGATAGCAATACAATCAAATTGCAGGGTATCATAGGAAATCTTAATCAATCTTCTATTAGAAGAATTATAACATCAGAGCTTACAAAAATTGATTCTGGGTCAACCTTTCTGTTTCTTATGGCACTCATCAGAAATATAATTGTGTCGAATCCAATAAAAATCTACTTGTGATGGAAAGCAAATAAACTTGTAGGATTTTCTTTGTGCATGTAATTATCCCTTTGTAACATGGGGAAttgcataaatgaaaaataaatttgagagTTGGTTTGAAGACATCGTAGAATAGATAGGTGAGATGATGTGGGAATCAAATTACCTGCTTTCCTTGTGATTTTGCTGAAGAACCTCCAACGCCAACTTGGCGAGCCTTACCTGCAGACCCCGAATCTTTTGCATTACTTCTTGGATTAGAAGCATTACTTTTCGAAtctttgttttgttgcatttgctgcgcagctgcatTGTGTTGTGTCATCGGATGAGTAGGAACTGTCCCAATTTTTGCAGGAACCATTCCATGAGGATGCAAAGAAGGCCTTATTTCTGATTCTGAACTCAGTGATGTAAGAGGTGTAGAACCACTGGTTGGCCTAGTGGATGGCTGGTCAGCGCGGTTAGTTGTCCCATATATTTGCTGTGAGGCTTGCTGTACTTGTGTGGGTTGCTGCTGTTTGTTAATCATTTGTGCAGAAATTGCTGAGTTCATAGCAGGTGGTCGGTTTGGCATAGCATGCATCCCCTTCACATCTGGCCGTTGGATAGAATTATCAAGAGCAGTCATACTGCTTTGTACCTGAGGGCCAGATGGCACAAAGGCTTGAGATGAAGATAATGCTTGGCTTTTCTGGCCCTGGTTAGGTGTGGTGGACATGTGAACTTGTTGATCATGTAATTGAGCTGAACCGCTGGACGATACTTGTGATGGTAAAGAGTACTGATTTGCATTAGCCTGCTGATTTACATTAGCCTGCTGATTTACATTTGCCTGGCCACTTCTTTGTGCCTGGGCTtgcatctgaaaaaaaaaattaaaatgaagcATTGCGGGCACAAGATATTTCTTACATAATTATCCCATGTCCAACACGGTAATTATGAGTAGCTTCACATTCATCAAACTTGATGAATATTTGGTAGTCAGTTATCAAGGAAACAAATGACAGAAATGAAGTTAACACAATTCATCCACCTGTGCAAAAACTTTATGGGCTGCCTGCTTGAGCATTTGATCTCCAACGATGTTCCTGATGACTCTCAAGAAATCATCTTTATGAACTTCATTACGCTACAAACACAGAATAGCACGGCTGAGTTAGTTTCATTTCAGTAGTTCGTGACACACAAGAACTAAGTAACTAATAATAGAGTGAAATGGAAACACACCCTAAGTTTTGCCCACACAGTTTGAAGCTGCATATCCTTGTCTCTGTCAAGATGAGCCTGCAGGATTGGAATCAACATATTAAATGGTATAGAAGGTTGATATCCCCGCTTCCTTGCATCCTGGGCACCAGGTGGCGCTTGCTGACCAACCATTTGCTTTACTTCTTGTTGATCTCCTGAAGTCTGAGCCACATCCGCCTTGGGGCCTGCATAATTTGGTAGACCAGCATAGCCTGTTTCTTTTTCAGCCAACTGGAAGCTGTTTGTCTCTGCCTGTATTTGATGGTTTTCAGAATGGGGCGCTTCTTGTTCTGGCTGGTGATTGGGTTCCGCTAATTGGGTAGGTATTTCATTTGCCAAACCTTCAGTTACCAAGTTTGGTTGAGACAACTGTCCAGCTAAATTCACATGTTGTTGCACCAATTGTTGGTTTGCTTGGGCATTTCCTTCCTGCTCAGATGCTTGCAGCTGACCTACCATAGATTTTGACACATCACTGTTATTCTGAGGCAAAGTACctgaaatgaaaaattggaTATCATTCATATACTCTCAACAACAAAATGGGGCAATCATATAATTCAAGAGCTATGAGATGTGAAGTCCAAAACAATAGTAACTGTAAGAAAAATGAACACAGGGTTTACAAAGGCAAAGTAAACAAGATAAGAACTCAAGGAACGCATGTGCATAAACAGAGACTACAGGACACAGACAGACAGAAATAAGCAAAATACATGATCCTAGGAAAAAGGTACGGTGGCAGAACATGTTTAAAGTTACATGAAATTTAAAACAATTGAACTTTAATTTGcaattttaatcataaaattataaagtataatatattacaaatataatgatTTGGCACCTCCTGTTACTGAGAAAGCACACCCATAATAGACAGAACTTCTTTAATGACTCAATAAGCAGACGAAACGTGAATTGTGTGTTTTAGAGTGCTTTAGATGGTCAAATAAGTGTAGAGACACAATATGACATGTTCAACACtaggaaaatataaaaatacagaATATAAAATGTGTCAACCAAACTATATATGATGGGGAAAGGATGTTTAGTATATATTTCGACTGCAAAGCATAAATCAATCCTTGATATGTATAGTCATTTTCAAGTTCTATTACATGCTTTATTTGTTGGGTCACCTCCAACTTTGCCAAAACAACACTGCTGCAaacgttcacatttttttccatgagaaTTGTTGTTACGAGCTCCTCAAAATACGAAATTTGAACTCTGTCCCTTACCTATTGATACTTCAATCTATTCCCAAAATGCTAAATAACAACTCTTAGCATTCTATCATTCCTTAGAATTAGTTAATGCAGTTATATATGATTTACG is part of the Oryza brachyantha chromosome 2, ObraRS2, whole genome shotgun sequence genome and encodes:
- the LOC102716189 gene encoding transcription initiation factor TFIID subunit 4b-like — protein: MVGQLQASEQEGNAQANQQLVQQHVNLAGQLSQPNLVTEGLANEIPTQLAEPNHQPEQEAPHSENHQIQAETNSFQLAEKETGYAGLPNYAGPKADVAQTSGDQQEVKQMVGQQAPPGAQDARKRGYQPSIPFNMLIPILQAHLDRDKDMQLQTVWAKLRRNEVHKDDFLRVIRNIVGDQMLKQAAHKVFAQMQAQAQRSGQANVNQQANVNQQANANQYSLPSQVSSSGSAQLHDQQVHMSTTPNQGQKSQALSSSQAFVPSGPQVQSSMTALDNSIQRPDVKGMHAMPNRPPAMNSAISAQMINKQQQPTQVQQASQQIYGTTNRADQPSTRPTSGSTPLTSLSSESEIRPSLHPHGMVPAKIGTVPTHPMTQHNAAAQQMQQNKDSKSNASNPRSNAKDSGSAGKARQVGVGGSSAKSQGKQAPPNVSASPAARTNKKSAGQKKSLDTAGSTPPPPSKKQKTSGTFQEQSIDQLNDVTAVSGVNLREEEEQLLSAPKEESWASEEARRIAQEEDEKLFLQKGPLLKKLAEIIPKCNLKNMGNDVEHCLSMCVEERLQRFISTLIRVSKQRIDTEKTGHRLVITSDVGRQIFRMNQKAKEEWDKKQAEETDKNKKQNEVDGSGTAELDKEKEETRPKNAKPNKEEDDKMRTTAANVAARQAVGGSDMLSKWQLMAEQARQKREGIDPASASQRGTASRPLHMAGKGPADHREASKRTHPAAFGTGSMNRQGRGPFAASQPKGPQRTISMKDVICVLEREPQMTKSRLIYRLYERRPGDTTRD